From a region of the Halolamina sp. CBA1230 genome:
- a CDS encoding DUF5786 family protein has product MGFGSYDESEQENQQLDMNDGDDAVDADGGTHEGTVEFDNGASNDELLDRLQDIKDD; this is encoded by the coding sequence ATGGGCTTCGGGAGCTACGATGAATCCGAGCAGGAGAATCAGCAGCTCGACATGAACGACGGCGACGACGCGGTCGACGCCGACGGCGGGACCCACGAAGGCACCGTCGAGTTCGACAACGGAGCCTCCAACGACGAACTCCTGGACCGGCTGCAGGACATCAAGGACGATTAA
- a CDS encoding 50S ribosomal protein L40e: protein MAKFEDAEERILNKLICMRCNARNPQRADQCRKCGYGNLRPKAKEPRSA from the coding sequence ATGGCTAAGTTCGAAGACGCGGAGGAGCGCATCCTCAACAAACTGATCTGCATGCGCTGTAACGCCCGCAACCCCCAGCGCGCCGACCAGTGCCGGAAGTGCGGCTACGGGAACCTCCGCCCGAAAGCGAAGGAACCGCGCTCGGCCTGA
- a CDS encoding DUF99 family protein: MKPGQRALGVAFSDADAVSTCAGAVVRGDRTVDGLAFERCTVGGDDATDAVVALVGRIDRPDVSVLLLAGVAPAWFNVLDLPRLHEGTGLPTIAISFEASPGLAPAIREEFDGAARDWRLDVYESLPPRRSLTVNDEQVFVRGVGVETPVAESGDADGADVPPLAPNCEAAQFVRGFTPEGGRPEPLRVARLAARAGRELGERLDS; the protein is encoded by the coding sequence ATTAAGCCGGGCCAGCGGGCGCTCGGCGTCGCCTTTTCCGACGCCGACGCCGTCTCGACCTGTGCGGGAGCCGTGGTCCGCGGCGACCGCACTGTCGACGGCCTCGCCTTCGAACGCTGTACCGTCGGCGGCGACGACGCGACCGATGCGGTGGTCGCGCTGGTCGGCCGCATCGACAGACCCGACGTCTCAGTACTTCTGCTCGCGGGGGTCGCCCCCGCGTGGTTCAACGTTCTCGACCTGCCCCGACTCCACGAAGGGACGGGTCTCCCGACGATCGCGATCTCCTTCGAGGCCAGCCCCGGCCTCGCGCCGGCGATCCGCGAGGAGTTCGACGGCGCGGCTCGGGACTGGCGCCTCGACGTCTACGAGTCACTGCCACCGCGGCGCTCGCTGACGGTCAACGACGAGCAGGTGTTCGTCCGCGGTGTCGGCGTCGAAACACCCGTCGCCGAGAGCGGCGACGCCGACGGCGCCGATGTCCCGCCCCTCGCGCCGAACTGCGAGGCCGCGCAGTTCGTCCGTGGGTTCACGCCCGAGGGCGGTCGACCCGAACCGCTCCGGGTAGCCCGACTCGCAGCGCGGGCGGGCCGCGAACTGGGTGAGCGACTCGATTCCTGA
- a CDS encoding thioredoxin domain-containing protein yields the protein MTVRLKDFYADWCGPCKTQDPILDELEEEFGDVEFEKIDVDSDQETANEYSVRSLPTLVIENDDGVVERFVGVTQRDELEEALNRAQQGQQAA from the coding sequence ATGACCGTCCGATTGAAGGATTTCTACGCCGACTGGTGTGGCCCGTGTAAGACCCAGGACCCGATCCTGGACGAACTCGAGGAGGAGTTCGGCGACGTCGAGTTCGAGAAGATCGACGTCGACTCCGACCAAGAGACCGCCAACGAGTACTCCGTGCGCTCGCTCCCGACGCTGGTGATCGAGAACGACGACGGCGTCGTCGAACGCTTCGTCGGCGTCACCCAGCGCGACGAGCTCGAGGAGGCGCTCAACCGCGCCCAGCAGGGCCAGCAGGCCGCCTGA
- the citZ gene encoding citrate synthase — protein sequence MSGEVQKGLEGVVVAESQLSYIDGDEGQLIYRGHDIETLAEHASYEEVLYLLWHGSLPTADELEAFTATMAEERTVGDDVRAALADLAAADEAPMAALRTATSMLSASDPEPDADPEDGGARLRQGRRITAKIPTVLAAYQRLRDGEEPLAPKEDLSHAANFLYMLTGEEPDDVAEETLDMALILHADHGLNASTFTSMVISSTLADTYAAVTGGVGALSGALHGGANQDVMETLIEVEESDKGSIEWVKDALEQGRKIPGFGHRVYNVKDPRAVILEEKSRELGDASGERKWYDHANEIEQYLVEEQNFAEKGLAPNVDFYSGTVYYQLGIPVDMFTPIFAMSRVGGWVAHVLEQVEDNRIMRPRAKYTGEKAAEWVPIEER from the coding sequence ATGTCAGGCGAGGTTCAGAAAGGTCTGGAGGGTGTGGTGGTCGCGGAGTCTCAACTCAGCTATATCGACGGGGACGAGGGGCAACTGATCTACCGCGGCCACGACATCGAGACGCTGGCGGAGCACGCCAGCTACGAGGAGGTTCTCTATCTGCTCTGGCACGGCTCGCTGCCGACCGCCGACGAGCTCGAGGCGTTCACGGCGACCATGGCCGAGGAACGAACCGTCGGCGACGACGTGCGCGCCGCGCTCGCCGATCTCGCCGCCGCCGACGAGGCGCCGATGGCCGCGCTGCGGACCGCGACGTCGATGCTGTCGGCCAGCGACCCCGAACCCGACGCCGACCCCGAGGACGGGGGCGCCCGGCTCCGACAGGGTCGCCGGATCACCGCCAAAATCCCGACGGTGCTCGCGGCCTACCAGCGCCTCCGCGACGGCGAGGAGCCGCTCGCACCCAAGGAGGATCTGAGCCACGCCGCGAACTTCCTCTACATGCTGACCGGCGAGGAGCCCGACGACGTCGCCGAGGAGACACTGGACATGGCGCTGATCCTCCACGCCGACCACGGACTGAACGCCTCGACGTTCACGTCGATGGTGATCTCCTCTACGCTAGCTGATACGTACGCCGCGGTCACCGGCGGCGTCGGCGCGCTCTCGGGGGCGCTCCACGGCGGCGCGAACCAGGACGTGATGGAGACGCTGATCGAGGTCGAGGAGTCCGACAAGGGCTCGATCGAGTGGGTGAAGGACGCGCTCGAGCAGGGGCGGAAGATCCCCGGCTTCGGCCACCGCGTGTACAACGTGAAGGACCCGCGGGCGGTGATCTTGGAGGAGAAGTCCCGCGAGCTTGGCGACGCCTCCGGCGAGCGCAAGTGGTACGACCACGCCAACGAGATCGAGCAGTACCTCGTGGAGGAGCAGAACTTCGCCGAGAAGGGGCTAGCGCCCAACGTCGACTTCTACTCCGGGACGGTGTACTACCAGCTGGGTATCCCGGTCGATATGTTCACGCCGATCTTCGCGATGAGCCGCGTCGGCGGCTGGGTTGCTCACGTGCTCGAACAGGTCGAGGACAACCGCATCATGCGGCCGCGGGCGAAGTACACAGGTGAGAAAGCGGCGGAGTGGGTGCCGATCGAGGAGCGGTAA
- a CDS encoding LUD domain-containing protein, which yields MSADDTPPNESRAEQIRRLLETEGPTVKQNAQGFNEGRYAAMADVDGEKLRTEAREIKENAIERLPELIESVRERVEENGGTVYLADDAADANEYIAEVCADANAVAKSKSMTTEELAVNEHLEAAGIDVTETDLGEFVLQVADEAPSHLITPGFHKSTDEIAALFNAEFDLDDPLETSQELTAFARDHVGRRIREADVGMTGANFVLADSGTLALVTNEGNARKCAVTPDTHVAVAGVEKLLPSIDELPPFVELLARSATGQEMAQYVSLLTPPTQSPTIDFDSAEPIGGGQDDREFHLVLVDNGRFEMRGDDDLRETLYCVRCGACSNSCANFQHVGGHAFGGDTYTGGIATGWEAGTGEDAIDPEAAAEFNDLCTGCSRCVNACPVKIDVPWINTVVRDRINRGAEPDAVDSLVDGLVPDDEEPGMDWGKRAFGNVGTLARLGSATAPVSNWLADSAPVRGVIERRLGIDARRGLPEFRRETLRRWDQQRDAAVGTPRTDREAILFPDVFTNHVDVARGKAAVRVLEALGVPVRVAGEVGSGRAPFSQGMLATARDRAEAVADALEPHVDAGRDIVFVEPSDLAMVRAEYEKLLPEERAEALADGSFEVLEYVYGLLENGVDPEGLTRGDGERLTYHAHCQQRTLGLDAHTEAVLGRLGYDVATTEAECCGMAGSFGYKSDYYELSVAVGESLAEEVRERDEDGVRRVVASGTSCEEQLTDLLDRSATHPVELLDPARRGE from the coding sequence ATGAGCGCCGACGACACGCCCCCCAACGAGAGCCGCGCCGAGCAGATCCGCCGCCTGCTCGAGACGGAGGGCCCCACTGTCAAGCAGAACGCGCAGGGGTTCAACGAGGGCCGGTACGCGGCGATGGCCGACGTCGACGGCGAGAAACTCCGAACCGAGGCCCGCGAGATCAAGGAAAACGCCATCGAGCGCCTGCCCGAACTGATCGAGAGCGTCCGCGAGCGGGTCGAGGAGAACGGCGGAACGGTGTACCTCGCTGACGACGCGGCGGACGCGAACGAGTACATCGCCGAGGTGTGTGCCGACGCCAACGCGGTAGCGAAGTCGAAGTCGATGACGACGGAGGAGTTGGCGGTGAACGAACATCTCGAAGCGGCGGGGATCGACGTGACCGAGACGGATCTCGGGGAGTTCGTGCTCCAGGTCGCCGACGAGGCGCCCTCCCACCTGATCACGCCCGGGTTCCACAAGTCGACCGACGAGATCGCGGCGCTGTTCAACGCCGAGTTCGATCTCGACGACCCGCTGGAGACGTCCCAGGAACTCACCGCGTTCGCACGCGACCACGTCGGGCGGCGCATCCGCGAGGCCGACGTGGGGATGACCGGCGCGAACTTCGTGCTCGCCGACAGCGGCACGCTCGCGCTGGTCACGAACGAGGGGAACGCGCGCAAGTGTGCGGTCACGCCCGACACCCACGTCGCGGTCGCGGGCGTGGAGAAGCTCCTCCCCTCGATCGACGAGCTGCCGCCGTTCGTCGAACTGCTGGCCCGCAGCGCGACCGGGCAGGAGATGGCCCAGTACGTCTCGCTGCTCACGCCGCCCACCCAGTCGCCGACGATCGACTTCGACTCGGCGGAGCCGATCGGCGGCGGGCAGGACGACCGCGAGTTCCACCTCGTGCTCGTCGACAACGGCCGCTTCGAGATGCGCGGGGACGACGACCTGCGGGAGACGCTGTACTGCGTGCGCTGTGGCGCCTGCAGCAACTCCTGTGCGAACTTCCAGCACGTCGGCGGCCACGCGTTCGGCGGCGACACGTACACGGGCGGGATCGCGACCGGCTGGGAGGCCGGCACCGGCGAGGACGCGATCGACCCCGAAGCCGCGGCGGAGTTCAACGACCTCTGCACTGGCTGCTCGCGCTGCGTGAACGCCTGTCCCGTGAAGATCGACGTGCCGTGGATCAACACCGTCGTCCGGGACCGAATCAACCGCGGCGCGGAGCCGGACGCGGTCGACAGCCTCGTCGACGGGCTCGTGCCCGACGACGAGGAGCCGGGGATGGACTGGGGCAAACGCGCGTTCGGCAACGTCGGAACACTCGCACGGCTGGGAAGCGCGACCGCGCCGGTCTCGAACTGGCTCGCCGACAGCGCGCCGGTTCGGGGCGTGATCGAACGCCGCTTGGGAATCGACGCCCGACGAGGGCTCCCCGAGTTCCGGCGCGAGACGCTTCGGCGGTGGGACCAGCAGCGCGACGCTGCCGTCGGGACCCCGCGGACGGACCGCGAGGCGATCCTGTTCCCGGACGTGTTCACCAACCACGTCGACGTGGCGCGCGGGAAGGCCGCCGTCCGCGTCTTGGAGGCGCTGGGCGTGCCGGTCCGCGTCGCCGGCGAGGTGGGGAGCGGCCGCGCGCCGTTCTCGCAGGGGATGCTCGCCACCGCGCGCGACCGGGCAGAGGCGGTCGCCGACGCGCTGGAGCCACACGTCGACGCCGGCCGGGATATCGTGTTCGTCGAACCGTCGGATCTCGCGATGGTGCGTGCGGAGTACGAGAAGCTCCTGCCCGAGGAGCGGGCGGAGGCGCTGGCCGACGGGAGCTTCGAGGTGCTGGAGTACGTGTACGGCCTGCTGGAGAACGGCGTCGATCCTGAGGGACTCACCCGCGGCGACGGGGAGCGACTGACCTACCACGCCCACTGTCAGCAGCGGACGCTCGGCCTCGACGCCCACACCGAGGCGGTGCTGGGCCGGCTGGGGTACGACGTGGCGACGACCGAGGCGGAGTGCTGCGGGATGGCGGGCAGTTTCGGCTACAAGTCGGACTACTACGAACTCAGCGTCGCCGTCGGCGAGTCGCTGGCCGAGGAGGTTCGAGAACGCGACGAGGACGGAGTCCGTCGTGTCGTCGCGAGCGGTACCTCCTGCGAGGAGCAGTTGACCGACCTGCTCGATCGGTCGGCGACCCACCCCGTGGAACTGCTCGATCCGGCACGGCGTGGAGAGTAG
- a CDS encoding CPBP family intramembrane glutamic endopeptidase, giving the protein MTDGPSPPVALVIALTLAVGGLVVSTITGLVGTVGGALVGAGTNPDAAVPVLVGVVLVTSEAGFLLVGYAFRQTDDGGDLVVDWIARHGPSVRDAGLIAVATAGLAAFNRLAFAVGSLFGVDPTTAVSAPEELTAAVLVFVIPAMLFAVGPAEEYLFRGVIQGYLRESFSARGAVGWSSVLFTLVHLPNLVANPESAVVSIPVWLAIGVVLGWLYERTGALLVPIAVHGLYNTIVIALLFAEWGLL; this is encoded by the coding sequence ATGACCGACGGTCCGAGCCCGCCGGTCGCGCTCGTGATCGCGCTGACCCTCGCCGTCGGCGGGCTCGTCGTGAGCACGATCACCGGACTCGTGGGGACGGTCGGCGGCGCGCTCGTCGGCGCCGGAACGAACCCCGACGCGGCGGTCCCCGTCCTCGTCGGCGTGGTGCTCGTCACCTCGGAAGCGGGGTTCCTCCTCGTCGGCTACGCGTTCCGGCAGACCGACGACGGAGGTGATCTCGTCGTCGACTGGATCGCCCGACACGGGCCGAGCGTTCGCGACGCCGGGCTGATCGCCGTCGCCACCGCCGGCCTCGCCGCGTTCAACCGACTCGCGTTCGCGGTCGGCTCGCTGTTCGGCGTCGATCCCACGACCGCCGTCTCGGCGCCCGAGGAGCTAACCGCCGCCGTCCTGGTGTTCGTGATCCCCGCGATGCTGTTCGCGGTCGGGCCGGCCGAGGAGTACCTGTTCCGCGGGGTGATCCAGGGGTACCTGCGGGAGTCGTTCTCCGCACGGGGCGCGGTCGGCTGGAGTTCGGTCCTGTTCACGCTGGTCCACCTGCCGAACCTCGTCGCCAACCCCGAGTCGGCCGTCGTCTCGATCCCGGTCTGGCTGGCCATCGGCGTCGTGCTGGGGTGGCTGTACGAGCGAACCGGGGCGCTGCTGGTGCCGATCGCGGTCCACGGGCTCTACAACACGATCGTGATCGCGCTGCTGTTCGCGGAGTGGGGGCTGCTCTAG
- a CDS encoding MFS transporter: MFKCFGVGSYAVSHVTDEEHLFRGYSGRLLLVISLGWALLQAGRLSISPLLPAIETNLGIGSGASGFAITVVWGTYAILQYPSGRLSDRLSRTTLLVAGLSLAAVGFLTLSAAPTYPAFLFGAVVIGAGVGLYPTPARGLVSDLFVAKRGRAFGLHTASGDVGGILAAGIGTVVIAVATWRAAFAPIAAALLLIALLLHVWSEEGYELASVDLAVGDTFRRLWDVSRLRWLLLAYALYAFTWQSATGFLPTYLQAKDLSPAVANASLAVLFVVGAVVKPLAGGLGDHVPRGLLAPAVLVVAAAALAGLVVSSTPVIALGSVAVFAAGLLAYPPVMQAYLMDSFPGDSMGGDLGAMRSVYIGIGSLGATYVGFVGQYVDFDTAFAGLVGCLLLSSTVIVLRGRE; the protein is encoded by the coding sequence GTGTTCAAGTGCTTCGGCGTCGGGAGCTACGCCGTGAGCCACGTGACCGACGAGGAGCACTTGTTCCGCGGGTACTCCGGGCGCCTGCTGCTCGTCATCTCGCTGGGGTGGGCACTGCTGCAGGCCGGCCGGCTGAGCATCTCGCCGCTGCTGCCGGCCATCGAGACGAACCTGGGCATCGGCAGCGGCGCGTCGGGGTTCGCCATCACGGTCGTCTGGGGGACGTACGCGATCCTCCAGTACCCCAGCGGCCGGCTCTCGGACCGCCTCTCCCGGACGACGCTGCTGGTCGCGGGGCTCTCGCTCGCGGCCGTCGGCTTTCTCACGCTCTCGGCGGCGCCGACGTACCCTGCCTTCCTGTTCGGCGCGGTCGTGATCGGCGCCGGGGTCGGCCTCTACCCCACGCCGGCGCGGGGGCTGGTGTCGGACCTGTTCGTCGCCAAACGGGGGCGTGCGTTCGGCCTCCACACCGCGTCGGGCGACGTGGGCGGGATCCTGGCGGCCGGGATCGGAACGGTCGTGATCGCGGTGGCGACGTGGCGGGCAGCGTTCGCCCCCATCGCGGCCGCGCTGCTGTTGATCGCGCTGCTGCTCCACGTCTGGAGCGAGGAGGGGTACGAGCTCGCCTCCGTGGATCTGGCGGTCGGCGACACGTTCCGCCGGCTCTGGGACGTGTCGCGGCTGCGCTGGCTCCTTCTTGCCTACGCGCTGTACGCGTTCACCTGGCAGTCGGCCACGGGGTTTCTCCCGACGTATCTCCAGGCGAAGGATCTCTCCCCGGCCGTCGCGAACGCGTCGCTCGCGGTGCTGTTCGTCGTCGGCGCCGTCGTGAAACCGCTGGCCGGCGGGCTGGGTGACCACGTGCCGCGGGGGCTGCTCGCGCCGGCCGTGCTGGTCGTCGCCGCCGCCGCCCTGGCCGGTCTCGTCGTCTCCTCGACGCCCGTAATCGCGCTGGGGAGCGTCGCCGTCTTCGCGGCGGGGCTGCTGGCGTACCCGCCCGTGATGCAGGCGTACCTGATGGACTCGTTCCCGGGCGACAGCATGGGCGGTGATCTGGGCGCGATGCGCAGCGTCTACATCGGGATCGGCTCGCTGGGCGCGACGTACGTCGGCTTCGTCGGGCAGTACGTCGACTTCGACACCGCGTTCGCGGGGCTGGTGGGCTGTCTGTTGCTGAGCAGTACGGTGATCGTGCTTCGTGGCCGGGAGTGA
- a CDS encoding LUD domain-containing protein has product MSQSLGSTFADALDGIGVGLTRTAAVEFSTALADAIEPPAVGTPLPFDGVSLPEGVTVPPTPGELEAATTGVTPAFGGIADYGTVVVESRPEGDELVSLYPERHVAVLRESDLVADVDEATAGLRERITAERGSAVLATGASATADMGATVEGVHGPREVHVIVLTDR; this is encoded by the coding sequence ATGAGTCAGTCGCTCGGATCGACGTTCGCCGACGCGCTCGACGGGATCGGCGTCGGGTTGACGCGGACGGCGGCCGTCGAGTTCTCGACCGCGCTCGCCGACGCGATCGAACCGCCCGCGGTCGGCACGCCGCTCCCGTTCGACGGCGTCTCGCTCCCCGAGGGCGTGACCGTGCCGCCGACGCCCGGCGAACTGGAGGCGGCGACGACGGGCGTCACGCCGGCGTTCGGCGGGATCGCCGACTACGGCACCGTCGTCGTCGAGTCCCGCCCCGAGGGCGACGAACTCGTCTCGCTCTACCCCGAGCGTCACGTCGCCGTGCTGCGGGAGAGCGACCTCGTCGCGGACGTGGACGAGGCGACCGCCGGCCTGCGCGAGCGGATCACGGCCGAACGCGGGAGTGCGGTGCTCGCGACGGGCGCGAGCGCGACCGCGGACATGGGCGCGACCGTCGAGGGCGTCCACGGGCCGCGCGAGGTACACGTGATCGTCCTCACCGACCGATGA
- the tnpA gene encoding IS200/IS605 family transposase produces MPRGFDRERTTVHKLQYHFVWCPKYRKSVLEGEVRDRLEELIEEKADELGLEILELAIRPDYVHLFITGDPTLAPNKIMQQVKGYSSRHLRDEFDFGLPSLWTRSYFVSSAGDVSSEVIEEYIDAQAGE; encoded by the coding sequence ATGCCCCGTGGGTTCGATAGGGAGCGGACCACCGTCCACAAACTCCAGTACCACTTCGTCTGGTGTCCGAAATACCGCAAGTCGGTGCTCGAGGGTGAGGTACGCGACCGTCTTGAAGAACTCATCGAGGAGAAAGCCGACGAACTCGGGCTAGAGATACTGGAGTTGGCAATTCGCCCCGACTACGTTCACTTGTTCATCACGGGCGACCCGACGCTTGCCCCGAACAAGATCATGCAACAGGTCAAGGGCTACTCCTCGCGCCATCTCCGCGACGAGTTCGACTTCGGCCTCCCCTCGCTGTGGACGCGCTCGTACTTCGTTTCAAGTGCGGGCGACGTGTCCAGCGAGGTAATCGAGGAGTACATCGACGCCCAAGCAGGTGAGTAG
- a CDS encoding MBL fold metallo-hydrolase, with protein sequence MNPINVTADAERFTCNAYLVDGEVTTLVDAGAMPGVVEEIREHVDDLDRVVLTHQHGDHVEQLDAVLDAFDAELYAYDDHPRRTNEIADGDEVQIGDEAHEVVYTPGHADDHVAFVGETALFSGDVVVYNDGAFDDGSFGRTDHATGDRERLIESLRTILDRLPDSVTGMYAGHGDPFEAGEDSVRDVIERALERAERREPKYPDE encoded by the coding sequence ATGAACCCGATCAACGTCACCGCCGACGCCGAGCGGTTCACGTGCAACGCCTACCTCGTCGACGGCGAGGTCACGACGCTGGTCGACGCCGGCGCGATGCCCGGCGTCGTCGAGGAGATCCGCGAGCACGTCGACGACCTCGATCGCGTGGTCCTCACCCACCAGCACGGCGACCACGTCGAGCAGTTGGACGCGGTGCTGGACGCGTTCGACGCGGAGCTGTACGCCTACGACGACCACCCACGACGGACCAACGAGATCGCCGACGGTGACGAGGTGCAGATCGGCGACGAGGCTCACGAGGTGGTGTACACGCCGGGGCACGCCGACGACCACGTCGCGTTCGTCGGCGAGACGGCGCTGTTCAGCGGCGACGTGGTGGTGTACAACGACGGCGCGTTCGACGACGGCAGCTTCGGGCGGACCGACCACGCGACGGGCGATCGCGAGCGCCTGATCGAGAGCCTGCGGACGATCCTCGATCGGCTGCCCGACTCAGTGACAGGGATGTACGCCGGCCACGGCGACCCGTTCGAGGCGGGCGAGGACTCAGTGCGGGACGTGATCGAGCGCGCGCTCGAACGGGCCGAGCGCCGAGAGCCGAAGTACCCCGACGAGTAG
- a CDS encoding RNA-guided endonuclease TnpB family protein, producing the protein MQRTVSTTVRVKLHSLTNRKDDLLTREYEAFQTEVHNGDTDLYSATKQQASKVQRQKDPNPNTDQPVVLRNDVFDVAHDEDTVLSSWWVKVPVYDPERGRGNSIWCPAHVPHKDDQLVREGDIRDSELVLRDGDWYVHLVVKRSVTVADEYDDVLAIDMGARWVATCAFLSDRTTTFYGEEVRRIREHYKQLRKSIGKAKPRQGQQVVERISDAEARKVDDRLHKISRQIVEDAEKRNAVIVVGDLGGIRKDNDKGRYVNDKTHKMPFACLLNYIEYKAHGAGIDVQLVDEYDTSQTCNRCVCEGVRETQGRFECPECGLDDNADKNGALNIGKRALGKFSKPLSEAGAVLAQPETQVIVHRDDEPANLSVSVGSTPSGGTPRL; encoded by the coding sequence GTGCAACGAACTGTCTCGACCACGGTGCGAGTCAAACTCCACTCGCTAACGAACAGGAAAGACGATCTACTCACCCGTGAGTACGAGGCGTTCCAGACCGAGGTACACAACGGAGACACCGACCTCTACTCCGCGACCAAGCAGCAGGCGTCGAAAGTCCAGCGACAGAAAGATCCGAACCCCAACACCGACCAACCCGTCGTCCTCCGCAACGACGTGTTCGACGTGGCCCACGACGAGGATACTGTTCTCTCGTCGTGGTGGGTGAAAGTTCCCGTCTACGATCCCGAGCGTGGGCGAGGTAACTCCATCTGGTGTCCTGCCCACGTCCCACACAAGGACGACCAACTCGTTCGCGAGGGAGATATTCGGGACAGCGAACTCGTGCTCCGTGACGGAGATTGGTACGTCCATCTCGTTGTCAAGCGGTCTGTGACCGTGGCTGACGAGTACGACGACGTACTGGCCATCGACATGGGCGCACGCTGGGTCGCTACCTGTGCGTTCCTCTCCGACCGCACAACCACGTTCTACGGCGAGGAAGTGCGCCGTATCCGCGAACACTACAAGCAGTTGCGGAAGTCCATCGGGAAGGCGAAACCCCGACAGGGCCAGCAGGTAGTGGAGCGTATCAGTGACGCTGAAGCACGAAAAGTGGACGACCGCCTCCACAAGATTTCGCGCCAGATCGTTGAGGACGCCGAAAAACGGAACGCGGTGATCGTCGTGGGCGATCTCGGCGGAATCCGCAAGGACAACGACAAGGGGCGGTACGTCAACGACAAGACTCACAAGATGCCGTTCGCCTGCCTGCTCAACTACATCGAGTACAAAGCCCACGGCGCAGGCATCGACGTACAGTTGGTCGACGAATACGACACGTCCCAGACGTGCAACCGCTGTGTCTGCGAGGGTGTCCGTGAGACGCAGGGTCGCTTTGAGTGTCCGGAGTGTGGGCTGGACGACAACGCAGACAAGAACGGTGCGCTGAACATCGGTAAACGAGCCTTGGGCAAGTTCTCGAAACCGCTGTCCGAGGCGGGGGCTGTACTGGCACAGCCCGAAACGCAGGTCATCGTCCACCGCGACGACGAACCTGCGAACCTCTCCGTGTCCGTGGGTTCAACCCCCAGTGGGGGAACCCCACGGCTTTAG
- a CDS encoding potassium channel family protein, whose product MPDVEYEPVSVKAVLSEMKDTAELLIDLSYSAVLSGSDEVAEEVLALEERMDVLQLQARMSLLLAARSPEDAEQLAPVLGVVGAAEKIADASGDIAKIVLEDIGLPEVMRAAIPEATEALVRATVDADSAYAGRTLGEINMETERGVRVIAVRRASETGKRAWITNPDAETRIDAGDVLLLRGLDEGLAAVYRDATGGAYEPPEPAAAPIDDLERAVDSIVTMKDTSELAVDLAYGSVLFDSEAVAEEVVELEAEVDALKSRLEAWTLRAAGRVDDPVELRGLVHLAAATEVISDAALEISEGVLRGLDAHPVVAAAVEESDEVIVRLTVSEGAEIADRTLGELELGTETGCRVIAVRRPGDEQSWVVSPDADTRLSAGDVLVAKGTRAGAERLSEMAGDPREFDA is encoded by the coding sequence ATGCCCGACGTCGAGTACGAGCCGGTCAGCGTGAAGGCGGTGCTGTCCGAGATGAAAGACACCGCGGAGCTACTCATCGACCTCTCCTACTCCGCGGTGCTGTCGGGCAGCGACGAGGTGGCCGAGGAGGTGCTCGCCCTGGAGGAGCGCATGGACGTGCTCCAGCTGCAGGCCCGGATGAGCCTGCTGCTGGCCGCCCGCAGCCCCGAGGACGCCGAGCAGTTGGCGCCGGTGCTGGGCGTCGTCGGCGCCGCCGAGAAGATCGCCGACGCGTCGGGCGACATCGCGAAGATCGTGCTGGAGGATATCGGCCTGCCCGAGGTGATGCGGGCGGCGATCCCCGAGGCGACCGAGGCGCTGGTCCGGGCGACCGTCGACGCCGACTCGGCGTACGCCGGGCGGACGCTGGGCGAGATCAACATGGAGACCGAACGCGGCGTTCGTGTGATCGCCGTCCGCCGGGCCAGCGAGACGGGCAAGCGCGCCTGGATCACCAACCCCGACGCCGAGACGCGGATCGACGCCGGCGACGTGCTCCTGCTGCGGGGGCTCGACGAGGGGCTTGCCGCAGTGTACCGGGACGCGACCGGCGGAGCGTACGAGCCGCCCGAACCCGCCGCGGCGCCGATCGACGACCTCGAACGCGCGGTCGACTCCATCGTCACGATGAAGGACACGAGCGAGCTCGCGGTCGATCTCGCGTACGGCTCGGTGCTGTTCGACAGCGAGGCGGTCGCCGAGGAGGTGGTCGAACTCGAAGCCGAGGTCGACGCGCTCAAATCCCGGCTGGAGGCGTGGACGCTGCGGGCGGCCGGGCGCGTCGACGACCCCGTCGAACTCCGGGGGCTGGTCCATCTCGCGGCCGCGACGGAGGTGATCAGCGACGCCGCCCTGGAGATCAGCGAGGGGGTGCTCCGGGGGTTGGACGCCCACCCCGTCGTCGCCGCCGCCGTCGAGGAGAGCGACGAGGTGATCGTCCGGCTCACCGTGAGCGAGGGCGCCGAGATCGCCGACCGAACGCTGGGCGAGCTCGAACTCGGTACCGAGACGGGCTGTCGCGTGATCGCGGTCCGCCGGCCGGGCGACGAGCAGTCGTGGGTGGTCTCCCCCGACGCCGACACCCGGCTCTCGGCGGGCGACGTGCTCGTCGCGAAAGGGACCCGGGCGGGCGCCGAGCGGCTCTCCGAGATGGCCGGCGACCCCCGGGAGTTCGACGCGTAG